The Medicago truncatula cultivar Jemalong A17 chromosome 4, MtrunA17r5.0-ANR, whole genome shotgun sequence genome includes a region encoding these proteins:
- the LOC25493883 gene encoding DNAJ protein JJJ1 homolog — protein MASTAKRCHYEVLGLPRECSPEELRSAYRKLALQRHPDKLVKSGLSQSEATAQFQELQHAYEVLSDPKERAWYDSHRSQILFSDPNSKSNSVVPDLFSFFSNTVYSGFSDSGKGFYKVYSDVFDKIQANEINFAKKLGLGIDSVRQAPLMGNLDSPYAQVTAFYSYWLGFSTVMDFCWADEYDAMAGPNRKSRRLMEEENNKVRRKAKREYNDTVRKLADFVKKRDKRVIDMKVKKNLEMEKKKEEEKERKRKLEMERKERAMAYEEPDWAKVDEEEVEDLYEDDESEKKDEKEFYCVLCGKKFKSEKQWKNHEQSKKHKEKVAEFKDSLDDEEELEAEVDEEGESEREGVDEERLESEEDGVRVDDLEERIRDSLNVADEESANGVELNDDGDDDEFFDAEHAKDGEETGASVDFVVNDDDDDENDVLETMVSGHKGRFDFDENDGNDDDVDDDEIGVLEAMLAGRKSRKPSASTHKPEVSETPTQIESENENDGVGAMEYNNRKPAKKKRRAKKEKGGKNGDETNVPTNGKYEKNVINIGDGDSYAQESSSQYFEENEDNAGKENEQVGRDKKKISNQPVDKKGTSKNTKPRSKLSTRGRKPNRNLGHFCETCEEEFESRNKLHKHLSDSGHAAMKSR, from the exons ATGGCATCGACGGCGAAGCGATGCCACTACGAAGTTCTCGGTCTACCTCGCGAATGCTCACCAGAAGAACTCCGATCAGCTTACCGGAAACTCGCCCTCCAACGCCACCCCGACAAGCTCGTCAAATCAGGCCTCTCTCAATCCGAAGCCACCGCTCAATTTCAGGAGCTACAACACGCTTATGAGGTTCTCTCCGATCCAAAGGAACGAGCTTGGTACGATTCCCACCGTTCTCAAATCCTCTTCTCCGATCCAAATTCCAAGTCTAATTCCGTTGTCCCTGACCTGTTTTCGTTTTTCTCGAATACCGTTTATTCTGGGTTTTCGGATTCCGGTAAGGGTTTCTATAAGGTTTATTCtgatgtgtttgataaaattcagGCGAATGAGATTAATTTTGCTAAGAAATTAGGTTTAGGGATTGATTCTGTTAGACAAGCTCCTCTTATGGGGAACTTGGATAGTCCTTATGCGCAGGTTACGGCCTTTTATAGTTATTGGTTGGGATTTTCGACTGTTATGGATTTTTGTTGGGCGGATGAGTATGATGCTATGGCGGGTCCGAATAGGAAGTCACGGAGGTTGATGGAGGAAGAGAATAATAAGGTGAGGAGGAAGGCGAAGAGGGAGTATAATGATACTGTGAGGAAGTTGGCTGATTTTGTGAAGAAGAGGGATAAGAGAGTGATTGATATGAAGGTGAAGAAGAATTTGgagatggagaagaagaaagaggagGAGAAGGAGAGGAAAAGGAAGTTGGAGATGGAGAGGAAGGAGAGGGCTATGGCTTATGAGGAGCCTGATTGGGCTAAGGTTGATGAGGAAGAGGTTGAGGATTTGTACGAGGATGATGAGTCTGAGAAGAAAGATGAGAAGGAGTTTTATTGTGTGTTGTGTGGGAAGAAGTTTAAGAGTGAGAAGCAATGGAAGAATCATGAGCAGAGTAAGAAGCATAAGGAGAAAGTTGCCGAGTTCAAGGATTCacttgatgatgaagaggagtTAGAAGCTGAGGTGGATGAGGAAGGTGAAAGTGAAAGAGAAGGAGTTGATGAGGAGAGATTGGAAAGTGAGGAGGATGGAGTTAGGGTTGATGATTTGGAGGAGAGGATTCGAGACAGTCTTAATGTTGCAGATGAGGAGAGTGCAAATGGGGTTGAGCTGAATGATGATGGTGACGATGATGAATTTTTTGATGCTGAGCATGCAAAAGATGGGGAGGAGACTGGTGCGTCAGTTGATTTTGTTGTTAATGACGAcgatgatgatgagaatgatgttCTTGAAACAATGGTATCTGGGCACAAGGGCcggtttgattttgatgagaaTGATGGCAACGATGacgatgttgatgatgatgaaattggGGTTCTTGAAGCAATGCTGGCTGGACGTAAGAGCAGAAAACCCAGTGCTTCAACACACAAGCCCGAGGTTTCTGAAACTCCGACTCAAATTGAGAGTGAGAATGAGAATGATGGGGTTGGTGCTATGGAATATAACAACCGAAAGCCTGCAAAAAAGAAACGTAGAGCAAAGAAAGAGAAGGGTGGGAAAAATGGGGATGAAACTAATGTGCCTACTAATGGCAAATATGAGAAGAATGTAATCAATATTGGAGATGGTGATTCTTATGCACAAGAGTCTAGTTCTCAATATTTTGAGGAAAATGAGGATAATGCCGGTAAAGAGAATGAGCAGGTGGGTAGAGATAAGAAGAAGATTTCAAATCAACCTGTTGATAAAAAAGGAACTTCAAAGAACACAAAACCCAGATCAAAACTTTCAACCAGAGGAAGAAAACCAAAT AGAAATCTTGGTCATTTTTGCGAGACATGTGAGGAGGAGTTTGAGTCAAG
- the LOC25493884 gene encoding uncharacterized protein produces the protein MKLSQNLNLQTNPPIQTRIHRLPLSPNITTSHLFTPPLQKNRFKCITLKAINESISLPTMSEILESSSAQKLNLQLQTLGPFFRITARSLVTDNELGKAEGLVRMWFGRGNILHLDSIKLQRETLGMEKSIFGIGLYIGAVAIRHGFDCGCKSAQLLAINDSDLYHSKLIRFYTRLGFKPVYEVTGSSVGDLTHMLVWGGVGTRMDASVEELMIKWCKRFKKTSVREIPK, from the exons ATGAAGCTAAGCCAGAACCTTAATTTACAAACCAACCCACCAATCCAAACCAGAATTCATCGCCTCCCTCTTTCACCAAATATTACAACTTCCCATCTCTTCACACCTCCCCTTCAAAAGAACAGATTCAAATGCATTACTCTAAAAGCTATCAACGAATCAATTTCATTGCCAACCATGTCCGAAATACTAGAATCATCAAGTGCTCAAAAACTCAACCTTCAGCTTCAAACTCTAGGACCCTTTTTCAGAATCACAGCAAGGAGTTTGGTAACAGATAATGAGCTTGGAAAAGCTGAGGGATTGGTAAGAATGTGGTTTGGAAGAGGTAATATTCTTCACTTGGATTCTATTAAACTCCAAAGAGAAACACTTGGAATGGAGAAATCAATATTTGGAATTGGTTTGTATATTGGAGCTGTTGCTATTAGACATGGATTTGATTGTGGTTGCAAATCAGCTCAATTACTTGCTATCAATGATTCTGATCTTTACCATTCTAAG TTGATTAGGTTCTACACAAGACTTGGGTTTAAACCTGTGTATGAAGTAACTGGCTCATCTGTTGGGGATCTAACTCACATGCTTGTCTGGGGAGGTGTTGGTACTCGCATGGATGCCAGTGTTGAAGAACTTATGATAAAATGGTGTAAAAGATTTAAAAAGACAA